Proteins encoded together in one Pseudomonas arsenicoxydans window:
- the lpdA gene encoding dihydrolipoyl dehydrogenase → MSQKFDVVVIGAGPGGYVAAIKAAQLGLSTACIEKYTDNEGKLALGGTCLNVGCIPSKALLDSSWKYKEAKEGFAIHGINHAGVTMDVAAMVGRKANIVKGLTSGVATLFKANGVTSIQGHGKLLAGKKVEVTKPDGSVEIIEAENVILAPGSRPIDIPPAPVDQKVIVDSTGALEFQSVPKRLGVIGAGVIGLELGSVWSRLGAEVTVLEALDTFLMAADAAVSKEALKTLTKQGLDIKLGARVTGSKVNGDEVVVNYTDANGEQNITFDKLIVAVGRRPVTTDLLAADCGVTLDERGFVHVDDHCATTVPGVYAIGDVVRGMMLAHKASEEGIMVVERIKGHKAQMNYDLIPSVIYTHPEIAWVGKTEQALKAEGVEVNVGTFPFAASGRAMAANDTGGFVKVIADAKTDRVLGVHVIGPSAAELVQQGAIGMEFGTSAEDLGMMVFSHPTLSEALHEAALAVNGGAIHIANRKKR, encoded by the coding sequence CGGGCCCTGGCGGCTACGTGGCTGCCATCAAAGCAGCGCAACTGGGCCTCTCCACTGCCTGCATCGAGAAATACACCGACAATGAAGGCAAACTTGCCCTCGGTGGTACTTGCCTGAACGTCGGCTGCATTCCATCCAAGGCGCTGCTGGACAGCTCCTGGAAATACAAGGAAGCCAAAGAAGGCTTCGCGATCCACGGTATCAATCACGCTGGCGTGACCATGGACGTGGCAGCGATGGTTGGCCGTAAAGCCAACATCGTCAAAGGCCTGACCTCCGGTGTTGCGACCCTGTTCAAAGCGAACGGCGTCACTTCGATCCAGGGCCACGGCAAACTGCTGGCCGGCAAGAAAGTCGAAGTGACCAAGCCTGACGGTTCGGTAGAAATCATTGAAGCCGAGAACGTGATTCTGGCTCCGGGCTCGCGTCCGATCGACATTCCACCGGCTCCGGTCGACCAGAAAGTGATCGTCGATTCGACTGGCGCTCTGGAATTCCAATCCGTGCCAAAACGCCTCGGTGTGATCGGCGCTGGTGTCATCGGTCTGGAACTGGGTTCGGTCTGGTCCCGTCTGGGCGCAGAAGTAACCGTTCTTGAAGCGCTGGACACCTTCCTGATGGCCGCTGATGCTGCCGTTTCCAAGGAAGCGCTGAAAACCCTGACCAAACAAGGTCTGGACATCAAGCTGGGCGCTCGCGTTACCGGTTCCAAAGTGAACGGCGACGAAGTCGTTGTGAACTACACCGATGCCAACGGCGAACAGAACATCACTTTCGACAAGCTGATCGTAGCCGTTGGTCGCCGTCCGGTGACCACTGATCTGCTGGCTGCCGATTGCGGCGTGACCCTCGACGAGCGCGGTTTCGTGCACGTTGACGATCACTGCGCCACCACCGTACCGGGCGTTTACGCGATCGGCGACGTGGTTCGCGGCATGATGCTGGCTCACAAAGCCTCGGAAGAGGGCATCATGGTTGTAGAACGCATCAAGGGCCACAAAGCCCAGATGAACTATGATTTGATCCCTTCGGTTATTTATACTCACCCGGAAATCGCGTGGGTTGGTAAAACCGAGCAGGCCTTGAAAGCTGAAGGCGTTGAAGTTAACGTCGGCACCTTCCCGTTCGCAGCCAGTGGCCGTGCCATGGCAGCCAACGATACCGGCGGTTTCGTGAAAGTCATTGCCGATGCCAAGACTGACCGCGTATTGGGCGTCCACGTGATTGGCCCGAGCGCTGCAGAATTGGTTCAGCAGGGCGCGATCGGTATGGAATTCGGCACCAGCGCTGAAGACCTGGGCATGATGGTTTTCTCCCATCCGACCCTGTCCGAAGCACTGCACGAAGCAGCCCTGGCTGTGAATGGCGGCGCCATCCACATCGCCAACCGCAAGAAGCGTTAA